The segment AAATATCTGCCTCTGATAATAGGTAACAGCATTAGCATGACAGCAGTGTTACTTCTAAGGCCTCTGTCAATTGCTACCAGGGAGACAGCCCGGACTCTCATCTGCTCCACAAAGGGCAGTGGCGTAGGTGATGTGTGAGGGACTAATGTGTGAACGCTCCTGCAGCCATTTGTCCGCGCAGACTCGGAGCCGCAGACAAGGGTTATATCACTTCCTTCTTCCTGCTGCATGCGTAGTGCTAACTGGGTTCAAAGCAGTCAGATGTGGGGGCTTGTTTCGCATCCAGGAGGACAAAGGCCGGATTCATACCTCCAAACGTGGCCCAAAGTCTCTGACTCAGcttgcaccccacacacacacacacacacaacacacacacacacacacacacaccaccaccaccaccctccacccccttccCTTTGAGAGCGGTGCAGTAAATTAGGAGCTTGTTTTAATACAGGCCTGGCTGCTGGGATTAAGGCTAAACCTCTCTGTTGTCAGTTAATAGGAAGGTACAGCACAGTTGGTGGGGTTGGTGTCTTGTAATCCTCCCCctaaacacacgtgcacacacatacacacacatacagacacacacacacacacacacacacagctcacctcacctctcagcAACACTCAGCTCATTAGGGCAGAGTGACAGAGCCAGCTAGTCAGGGGCCAGTAGAGCAGCGGAAAGGTGAGAGTGGCCCTCTGCATTGTCCATTCACTGGTGCCAGTCCCTCGCCCACGGCCCACGCTTGAAGTCGGGGATGATGACTTAATGTTTATGTAAAGTGCCGTTAGCTGAAAGCCAGCCAGGAGCTgagtgtggtgtgagtgctCTCAAAAGCGAcactgataaatgctgctgaggTAGGCTTTCtacctcccaccccaccccaccccacccagaaTCCCCATCTCCTTAAATCATCCCTGGTGTTTATTCTCAGCTCGTGTTTATTCGTTTTAGCCACGAGGCCGGGTTTCCCTCCTGGCTGCCTcgggagcagagcagagcggagcctCAGTCGGGGAAGGTCACTTTAAGGAGGGGGAAGATCTGCAGCGCGACTCGCCTTGAATGAGCCGCACGCTCCAAGAGGCACTGAATTAGGAGCGCCAGGCAGGCAGGGGTGGCgcggggtgggggagagagagagagcagtgcattgtggggcGACTGCTCCAGCTGTCCTGCCGCTGTGCTGCATGGTTTCTTCAGGCGCCTGGCAGGCAGCCAATCAGGGGCGACGGAATCAGTGCcatttcagttcagtgtgtcAGTGCGGGCGGTGGGGGCCATGGcgggaggatgaggatgaggaggaggaggaggggggtggggagggtttGTAGGCGGCTCCGCTCTCCGCACCCCACCTGCAGACACGGCCTGcgtcactgctgctgctgctgctgctgttgctgctgcagtgGCAACAGAGATGGCCTCATtcaccccaccctcctcctctgcccccccctccacatactctcatcacacacagaaccacaatCAATTCACCAGCCAGGGAGCATGGGCTCGTCTATCAGGCTGTGTTACCCAAACAGGCAGCAGGGCTTCAGCATGCACCAAACATGCCATCAAGCTCACAGCCACTAGCCTATTACTGTATAATCTGAGATATCCCCCAGCAGTCAAAcaagatgttttgtttttgtgccttTTTATTGGCCCAATAAGTGGCAGTGATAAAGTCTGGTCAAAAAAGCATATTCAATTACAGTGCTCCTCAGCACTGTCTTTGTTCCCTGCCTCCCTGTGCAGACAAAGAGCTAGAACCAGATtggttctccctctccctctccctctccctctccctctcactccctccctccctccctcgcttaCTTCTCTCCTGCTCCACTCTGGGTTAGCGTAAGGAGGGATGAGGTCAGACTATCCAAACAGGGCTGCTTTGGTGGCTCTCCTCTCTGCGTTCCCGACTGCTCCGTTTCCTGTGACCTAGGGGCCGGCGTGTCAGTAGGCAGCTCAGGTCGCGCTTAAGCCTCTCATGCACCCAGTTCCTCAACAGACAGCCCAGGCcggcccctgcccctgcccctgccacaGCTCACAGACAGGTCTGGGTCACGCTACGCTAAGCTCTTCGTCTTCTCATTAACGGGCAGGCGGGTAATCACGTCTAAGCAGCTGGTTAACTTCTAATGCCAAACAGCAAATATCAGTTACAATGCATCGGCCGCTGCTGCCAGAGGTAGACtttgtattaaaaaaatgaGCAGTGAGGGCTTACAACAGACGAAGCACGCCCCTGTGTATTTTCCATAGAGCAGAGGCTTAGCTTAGGCTGGCTAATTGGAGGATACTATCAGACAGATTTCCTGTGCTGAATGAGAAACAATTCTACTGCAGTGATTTTTTAATGTGGAACTAAAGAAAACATGCTTGTAAGCCCTTTGCATTACAGAAAACCAGACACCATTGGTATTTATGTGCTTCATTGTGTATTTTATACACCCttctataatatatattatttatcacacacacacaagttttaCATCACCCAGATAAATCGCCTACTAATTAATCCTTATTTCAACCTGCCCTCAAAAAGCCAAATGGAACATCAGTGTGCCACAACTATGGAGAACTCTAGAACATTCCGCTATTTACTGTCACTCTTAtgattgttctctctctccctttattttACATCACTGGATGCAATAAAACGTTTCAGCTGCGCGGCGAGCATTTTAACGAGAAAAACGTGCTCATAAAAGTCATGTAATTAAGATGACCACTGCTATTCCATATGGGCAGCAGAAAACACACCAGGCCTGCGCTGAGAGTCTGAGAGGCTGACAGTGACTGACGACGCTCAACCGCTTGTTTCCAGTCTGCAAAAAAGACAGCTTTTTAGTGAGACCAATGCACTGTTTGCTCCAGAGGGACAAAATATCCTGGGGATTAGCACTCACTCAAATAGTCCCAAAACACTGGAACAGTCAACATCATGTTGCACATGaagcacacaggctcacacatgACAGGCAAATTACTAACATGTATTTGGAACAAAGAGCTTTTTCTCTGTTATATGCACCATATGTACAAATGGGTGCTTATAGGCAAATTGGTGATGACATTTCTATTGTGTGCATAAGCATGCATGGTACTTGGGCATTTGGTGAAATTACAACCAACGATGTTGTTGTTTAGTATATTGTATGACTACAACATAAGACCTGCCCTGTTGTAATCAGGCTAACTTAGGGAGGAAGTGAATGCGTTCAAGTGCTTGGCTTGAAATAAATGTTTCCGTTTTAAACATTGCACAAAGGATATTCTTCAATCAACAGTAGCATATTCCAAATATGATTGTGTATAACCATATTTCAGGGCACGAAATGACACTGAATACATTTCCAGTTTTTCTTTGTCATCTTCTACCATGTACCCTGTGTAGAAAATCAATTTTTAATACGTTGATGTATTTAGCATAATTTTCATACTGCCATTATAAAATACAGGTTTTGGGGCTGAAAAGATGAAATTGAACAAGAATGGCACATCTCACATTCTCAGGTCTAAAGGAGTTAATATTAGCATACTTATTGTTCCTCAGAAGTGAGGTGACAAAGCAAGTGCTTCTCGTCTCAATGGCTCTGAATTGGGTTGAAATTTTCTTTGTGTGAAAGAAGCAGTTTCCCCTCCCCCATGCAACCCTCCAGCATGACCACAATGGGTGCATTTGCCTCTAGATGCAGTTGCTTTTGGGAGAGCCTCAGTACACACCTCAACTTTTACATACTGTCCTTCATACAAATGAATGTCATTTGCCTAGTTCTCTATTGTTGGCATCAGCTCATGTTTTCTTTAGATTGTATTCTGTTTCATGAGAAAGTACAAACTGTTCTTATCTAGTGTACCGGTGTTCCATATGAACTTACATCTGGAATTAAATCTGAATGAAGGTAATAAAACAATAGGGACAAATCGACATAATttttattgttgtattgttCAGAGATTCAGCCAGTGACCATTTTCCTTTACACAttatcactcacacaaaatATTGTTTACATTGAGTCTATCATACTCGTGTGTTTTGGAACCTGCTGTCTGTAGTATACGTTTGAATAGCTCAGAAGAGCCTCTTGCCAGCTGTCCCTGTCCACTGGTGTAAACATCCCGAGGAAATGAGCAGTGTTTGAATACAACAATTACCTGTTAGTTGTTTCAAGTTGCTGAgcaagaggggaggagagtctGATGTCATTTGGCAAATGCCTCGTACGAGTCAACTGGATagataaaacagagagagcgaaCTACTGTCATAAAGCGCGTGGTCATAAACCAGCGCTTATTTTGAAGAGGGACTTTCAGACCCGTGCAccggcgagaaagagagagagagagagcgagcgatgACGGTTGCATTCATCACAATCTCAAAGAAAGAGCACATGTCCGGACATGTTAGCAGACATATGATCTTTTTCTTGAAATCGATACATGGGCCTGTGTAGTAGTCTATTTATCTTCATATCAAGAAATCCTATATATTTTAAGTAGCCTACAGCAAAAGATTAAACACTTATCACAGAGTATAACGTTATAATACAGAATAGCCTATAATGCTATACCTTGCGTAATACGCAACAGGATATCTTGTCAGGTCCTGCAGCTCATAGTGATGATAACAAATAAACATTACGTCATATGAACGTTACTATGTAGGTTACATATTAAACTTATTTTTACAGGTTCGGCAGTGTTCTAACACAGGCGGGCCAAACGTATGTCTTTTATTATTTAAGGCCTCCATACGACATACAAATGGTAATAGTTTAAACTGATTGAAAATCAATTATCCGCTTGAGAGTTGAGCACATGATGTCAGacaataacaaatgcaatacacTTGCATCTCTATACAAAATTACAAGCTGAAAAGCAatgtgaaaaaaattatttatataGGGTAATATTAGAAGTGTGTTGCTAAATCATAAAAATGAACTCGAGTCAAGAAATTGTCTATCACGGTTTAATTAGACAacaaaggagggagggagtagtGGACTAGATACTTACTTGGTAACCTCCCATCCACCTAGATCTGTCCAATCAGAACTACGTATGCAAATAGAAACAGCGCCGCACCGTCCCTGCCCAACCAGTGACGTAATTTGCACATATCCCCAGTAGTGCTGTCTGGTTGCAGCAAGtcagacagaaaacagaaaagagctGAGTGAGCCGGGGAGGGGCCCTTTGAAGGAATATTGCCACCGCCGGCATTCCAACAACTCAGTAGGCTACTTCGGAATACGCATACTGTCCGTCCACAGAAATTTAGGTGCTGGGCGTAGAGATCGTCCGCATAAGTCGGACTGCACTGATTTTTActgccaggagaggagaagcactGATTTACACCAGTGGCTTGAAACCggtgtcccctctctccctgctcaaTCCTGCCCTCCTTCCGTAGTTTTTCCCCTTTGTCtgatcttcctgatcccagAGACTGCAAGAAATCAAAGATGCCTAGTTCGCTTTTCGCCGACATGGAGAGGAATGGGAGTAACCAAGTGGACGCCTTGGACGACCAAAGAGCTCTACAGATAGCACTGGACCAGCTTTCGTTGCTTGGTTTGGACAACGACGAAAATTCAATGTATGACAATGAGCCGAGGAAAAAGAGCGTGAACATGACCGAATGTGTCCCAGTTCCTAGTTCAGAGCACGTAGCTGAAATCGTCGGCAGACAAGGTGCGTAGGCTACACTATTTCCCTTCACCTTATTGTGTTAGTCCTTGACTTAAAGTACTGTTGACGTTATTTAGTCTTAGATTTGGCTTTTGTTATGGGACGAGACATGTCCACGCGCGCAGAAACTATAGCTTATATATTTTCCTCTGCATTGCCCTCGAactcaacaacaaaacaaagacatagcGGAATAGTGGCCTTAAAGCACGCAGACAGTGCAActgacagaacaaaacaaaatatcaaCTGGCTTTCCTTTGTCATATTAGATCATCCTGTCCCACTTACTATTATGAGTCAACAAAAGCAATTTCATAAGCATCATTCTTGTTTTGAAGCTGGAGTACAGATTTACTGCAACTGTGTCGGAAGGACTGCATACAAAAGTTTAGATGTTTATTGGAGAAGACACTCATTTCTTATGGTTATGGTCCTTTGTCCGCGTATAAACATATCGTATCTTGATatgtattataatttttttttaaacttgcgTGTATTTTGGTGCTTAACAGTTTACGCCTTTTGCAAAGCCAGGGACATTGATGAATTCTGcatgcattttttccctctgtgCTATTTTTGACCTGACTGCTGTATGTCATGGAGCAGGGCATGTGGGTTGAATTTGTGCAGTGAAGAAATGACTGAATTGTTGTTCTGGAATATCTGATTGCTCTAGCTCTTAAAAGCACTCTAGCTTTACACATGTCAGCTTGTTTTTATACTCACAATTATCTCCAATGTTTTATTCTAAATATAGGTTGCAAAATTAAAGCCCTCCGAGCAAAGACCAACACCTATATCAAGACTCCAGTGCGTGGGGAGGAACCAGTCTTTGTTGTGACAGGCAGACGAGAGGATGTAGCAATGGCCAGGAGGGAAATCATCTCTGCAGCAGAGCATTTCTCCATGATCCGAGCCTCCAGGAACAAGAACAGCACCGTGAATGGGAGTGGCACCGTCCCCGGGCCACCTAACCTTCCTGGACAGACTACCATCCAGGTGCGGGTTCCCTACAGGGTGGTGGGATTAGTGGTGGGACCCAAGGGGGCCACCATCAAGCGGATCCAGCAGCAGACGCACACCTACATCGTCACGCCCAGCCGAGACAAAGAGCCAGTCTTCGAGGTCACGGGCATGCCAGAGAATGTGGACCGCGCGCGAGAAGAGATCGAAGCACATATCGCCATGCGCACTGGGGGACTCATTGAGCTGACCGACGAGAACGACTTCCACGCCAACGGCACTGATGTGGGCTTCGACCTGCACGGCCACGCTAGCCTGTGGAGCAAgcctacctccacctccaccaccatgACCCCCAACTCTGGACGCAAGCCTTTCTCCAACTACCGCAATGACAGCTCCAGCTCGCTGGGCAGTGCCTCCACAGACTCCTACTTTGGGAACAACAGCAGCTCCCGGCTGGCAGACTACAGCCCTCCAAGCCCCGCCTTGAGCTACACCGCTTCCAACaatggcaacaacaacaacaacaatgtcaaCATCAATGTGAACACCAACGGCAACGAGTTTGTCTACGGGAGTGAGGTGATTTCGCCTGACTGCACTGACTTGACCTTCG is part of the Clupea harengus chromosome 6, Ch_v2.0.2, whole genome shotgun sequence genome and harbors:
- the mex3b gene encoding RNA-binding protein MEX3B, with amino-acid sequence MPSSLFADMERNGSNQVDALDDQRALQIALDQLSLLGLDNDENSMYDNEPRKKSVNMTECVPVPSSEHVAEIVGRQGCKIKALRAKTNTYIKTPVRGEEPVFVVTGRREDVAMARREIISAAEHFSMIRASRNKNSTVNGSGTVPGPPNLPGQTTIQVRVPYRVVGLVVGPKGATIKRIQQQTHTYIVTPSRDKEPVFEVTGMPENVDRAREEIEAHIAMRTGGLIELTDENDFHANGTDVGFDLHGHASLWSKPTSTSTTMTPNSGRKPFSNYRNDSSSSLGSASTDSYFGNNSSSRLADYSPPSPALSYTASNNGNNNNNNVNINVNTNGNEFVYGSEVISPDCTDLTFESSPGFDPTPAPPGLLWSQYERGVVPAGGNTSTIYPANASTNANGMIANQRRANGVGSTTQPRLSPPLNHVGGTAEHPLARRVRSDPGGGTLSYPGNALAAGIANLSGSHLPGVPSDSSASSTSSSSSSSSSGTSRKGSRDCSVCFESEVIAALVPCGHNLFCMECANRICDKHEPKCPVCLSAVTQAIRIFS